The DNA region ATTTAGTACCTAATCTAGAAGATGATGTATCTGCTAAAGCGTGGTTTTTAGATAATATAAATCCAAAGGTTTCAACTTTTGAAGATTTTAGTTTAGAACAAGTTGATAAAAAAAATGCTTATACGAAGAGTGTTTATACTTTAATTCATAGTATTTCCCATACATTTATGAAAGAAGTAAGTACCCTATGTGGTTTAGATAAAAATTCGTTAAGTGAATATATCTTTCCAAATATACCAGCGGTATTTATCTACTGTCAAAACTCTCAAGGCTTGAATTTAGGATCTATGCAAAATACTTTTGAGAATAGTTATCATTTGATTTTTGAAAAAATAATGGAAAAAATAAATAAATGTATATTTGACCCTATATGCATTGAAGACAGGGGAGCATGTTTAGGATGCCTTTATATAAATGAGATCTCATGTAGTAATTTTAATAAAAACTTAAATAGAAAGTACCTTATAGGATACACAAATACCTACACTAAAAATGAGGATGTTAAAGGATTTTGGGAATAATATGGCGATTATGTACCCCCAAAATATAGACATATATAGTCCGACAAAATCAGAAAGAATAATTTATAATGTTCTTGAAAAAGGGCTTTCAGATAGTTATCAAATTTTTTATTCTGTTAAATGGTACTCTATTGAAAATGGAGTTAGACAAAATAGTGAATGTGATTTTTTAATATTTAATCCAAGTTATGGTTACTTATGTATGGAAGTCAAAGGTGGAGAGCAAATACATGTAGAAAATAATGAGTGGAAATTAAAATTAAAAAATGGCACTAGAAATTTAAGAGAAAGTCCATATTCACAAGCTGAAAAAAGTATGTATTTTTTTAAAAAATATTATGAAGATGAATGCTTAGAATTTTATCAAGGAATATTTGGTTATGTCGTATCATTTCCACTTTATACAATAGATGGTAGTTTAGCAACTAATGCTCCTAAAAATTTGACGATAGACATGAAAGACTTAAAAGATATATCAAAAAAAGTAAAAGAGGTTTTTTCATATTGGAGAGGAGTTAGAAAAAATAAAAGTTTCTTTTCAGAAAGTCAGAAAGAAAAATTCTTAAATTGCATAAAGAAAAGAATATCTTTATCTATTGCTGCAGGATCCTTGATTGAACATCAGGAAAATCAATTTAAACTTTTAAACGAACAACAAGGAGAATTTTTAAGTTTTATAAGAGAGTATAAAAAAGTTTATATTTGTGGAGGAGCGGGAACTGGTAAAAGTTGGTTGTCTTATAAAAAATGGTTTTTGGAAAAACAAAAGCAGAAAGAGGCTGCAGTAGTAATTCCAGATGAAATTTTAAAAGAATTTTATAAGAAAATAAACAGCGATATCCAAGTTTTTACATATTCAGAGTTAATTATAATAAATCGAAATTTTGATTCTTTAATCGTAGATGAAGGTCAAGACTTTAGTAAAGAGATGAGTAACAAAGTTATCAGCTTTCTAAAAAATAAAGAATCTATTCTTTATGTTTTTTTGGATTTAAATCAAAACGTTAAAAGTATAGAATGGGATAATAATTTTTCTATTATTTATCCACCCTTTTATCTTAAAAGAAATGTTCGTAACACTTCAAGGATTTTGGAATGGACGAAGGAAAAAACTGAATTACTCATCGACTCTTTTCCAATGAGTGTCCAAGGTATTTATCCAGAAAAAATATTCGCTAAAACAAAATATAATCTTGTTAAAAATCTTGAGAAGATTATAAATAATTTATACAAAGAAGGAGTGGATATTAACTCCATTGTAATTTTATCTGATAAAGATTATAAGCAATCTAAATTAAGTGAAATATCAGAGATTTCTAAATGGAAAATATCACAAGAAGTAAAATTAAATAACTTAAGATTTAGTACAATAAAGAAATTTAAAGGTTTAGAATCTAATGTTGTAATTTTTTTAAATCATTTTGAAGCAACTGACATTGAATTATATATTGCTTATACAAGAGCTAAATTTTATTTATATGAGATAATTGTAGAATAAAAAAAACCTCTATTAAAACTATAGGGCCTTTTCCAAATTACATGTAAAATATAGGCTCTAACGTGTGCCTCTATTTGGATTATTATTTAGTAGGGAGACGCGTTGTATTCACTGATAAACTTGAACCCCCCAAAATTAATAAAAGATCCTAAAAAAGTTAGGATCTTTTTTAATTACTTTTGAGGACACAGGCTCTAACGTGTGCCCATACAATATTAATTAGAATGTATTTAATGTTACTTTTTACTCGCTTTGTAATATTCATAAATGAAGTCAATAAAATTAAACTTAAAAAGGACACTATTAATGGTGTCCTTTTTTTATCTCTCTATTTTGAAAACACCTGTTAAAATTAATGCCAGATCCAGAAGTATCAATGGAGTTGCTATAGGAAGTAAGTCAGTTAGATACAGCATCAATAATCCTGTTTTGTATTTACCATTATAGAACCTATGTACTCCTAGACCACCGGCTACAAAACATAGGGCAAATGTTATGATCCAGTGAATATCATAATCTTCTTTTTTTATTTCTAATCACCATCCACTCTTATATTAGTCTTACTCAAAAATTTTAAGAAGTCAAGGAGGGTATACCACTTCAGCTAATTTTATTTTCAGAATAATCAGTCCCACCCTTTTAAAAAAAATCTATATTTCGTCTGATTTTGTACAGTTTTGTGGTTAAAAATTAAATTTTAAAAGTTACGTTTAGAGCTTGTCCAAAACGAAATAATATTAAATCATCTAGTTTTACCGTTTTAAATTGATATTAAGTATTAAACAAAAAGTTTTTATTGAACTCTAGAATCAAAACAATAAATATAGTATAATAGAGTATAAAAATAATTTTTGGGGGTAAAAAATGAAAATAGGATATTGCCGTGTAAGTTCTATAGATCAAAACATTGATCATCAAATAAATATTTTGAAAGAAGAAGGATGCGAAAAAATTTATCATGAAAAAATAAGTGGGAAAAATGCAGATAGATTAGAATTGAAAGAAATGTTATCAAATTTAAAAAAAGATGATGTTGTAGTCTCAACATCATTTAATAGAGTTGCTAGGAACACAAAAGATTTATTGGAAATAGTAGAAACCATAGAAGAGGCAGGAGCATCGTTTAAAAGTTTAAAAGAGGATGTAGGTACTAAAGGGGCATTTGGTAAGTTTGTAGTTACAATGTTAGGTGCAGTCGCATCATTTGAAAGAGAACTCATGCTCGAAAAACAAAAAGATGGGATCGCCA from Psychrilyobacter piezotolerans includes:
- a CDS encoding recombinase family protein yields the protein MKIGYCRVSSIDQNIDHQINILKEEGCEKIYHEKISGKNADRLELKEMLSNLKKDDVVVSTSFNRVARNTKDLLEIVETIEEAGASFKSLKEDVGTKGAFGKFVVTMLGAVASFERELMLEKQKDGIARAKSLGKYKGKKRTFFIDDSLKKCFDMRLNKIITSKEALRMSGLKQNTYYKLFQEYKSDLIKKYEKEHGAAIPLFLKK
- a CDS encoding TM2 domain-containing protein, translating into MKKEDYDIHWIITFALCFVAGGLGVHRFYNGKYKTGLLMLYLTDLLPIATPLILLDLALILTGVFKIER
- a CDS encoding NERD domain-containing protein → MLKDFGNNMAIMYPQNIDIYSPTKSERIIYNVLEKGLSDSYQIFYSVKWYSIENGVRQNSECDFLIFNPSYGYLCMEVKGGEQIHVENNEWKLKLKNGTRNLRESPYSQAEKSMYFFKKYYEDECLEFYQGIFGYVVSFPLYTIDGSLATNAPKNLTIDMKDLKDISKKVKEVFSYWRGVRKNKSFFSESQKEKFLNCIKKRISLSIAAGSLIEHQENQFKLLNEQQGEFLSFIREYKKVYICGGAGTGKSWLSYKKWFLEKQKQKEAAVVIPDEILKEFYKKINSDIQVFTYSELIIINRNFDSLIVDEGQDFSKEMSNKVISFLKNKESILYVFLDLNQNVKSIEWDNNFSIIYPPFYLKRNVRNTSRILEWTKEKTELLIDSFPMSVQGIYPEKIFAKTKYNLVKNLEKIINNLYKEGVDINSIVILSDKDYKQSKLSEISEISKWKISQEVKLNNLRFSTIKKFKGLESNVVIFLNHFEATDIELYIAYTRAKFYLYEIIVE